One segment of Pseudanabaena sp. FACHB-2040 DNA contains the following:
- a CDS encoding Crp/Fnr family transcriptional regulator — protein sequence MSTLTQLQAKLQMSVPVAAPSRTFPSRTSLPTKKGLYWLLKSGVARTLCYLEDGSVITLGIWGAGDVVGEPLSKAQPFVIETLSKVDAEPILAANWQPPAEVLLSYWQQTEALLLTRANRRADAVLLGVLGWLARRFGQQIDRGCLIGLRLTHQDLAELSGLTRVTVTRLLGQLEDQGLIYRPSRQLILAQETEHWHYEI from the coding sequence ATGAGCACGTTGACTCAACTTCAAGCCAAGCTTCAAATGTCCGTGCCCGTTGCAGCACCCAGTCGCACCTTCCCCAGTCGCACCTCATTACCGACTAAGAAGGGGCTGTACTGGCTTTTAAAGTCAGGTGTTGCCCGCACGCTGTGCTATTTGGAAGATGGGAGCGTCATTACCCTAGGAATTTGGGGAGCCGGCGATGTAGTGGGCGAACCGCTCTCCAAGGCCCAACCCTTCGTTATCGAAACCCTCTCCAAAGTAGACGCCGAGCCAATTCTGGCAGCTAACTGGCAACCCCCTGCTGAAGTTTTGCTCAGCTACTGGCAGCAGACCGAGGCGCTGCTGTTAACCCGCGCCAACCGTCGAGCAGATGCTGTTCTGCTAGGTGTTTTAGGATGGCTGGCCCGTCGTTTTGGACAACAGATTGACCGGGGTTGTTTAATTGGCTTACGGCTGACCCACCAGGACTTAGCTGAGCTGAGCGGCCTAACTCGCGTCACTGTCACCCGTCTCCTCGGCCAGCTTGAAGATCAGGGCCTTATCTATCGGCCCTCGCGTCAACTAATCTTGGCCCAAGAGACTGAGCACTGGCACTACGAGATCTAG
- a CDS encoding DUF4347 domain-containing protein, producing the protein MVSTPKLSRISQATISEHQKVYSSENANIPQVNTSMLVIIDAGVDDYEFLVSGVVPGASVVVLNSEQDGVAQITQALEKATVPVTELHIVSHGAPGTLYLGNTQLSLETLNYYAPQISQWLASSDSLLSPPSLLLYGCNIAAGDAGEEFIEKLQSLAKASILASTTKTGTSSLGGDWNFQIQTGSSQAKAAFTSETILEYSSIMASVVRVEAPSRTYGLGEPVRIRVHFDSRIVHAHFDDPGSISLQLETGQNDAFARPDGSWIPDWRPGFVPVDYIEFTYTPSNGESSLDLDYTSIDALFSASDIGFEDGTWLWGQTISLPAPGSAGSLSNTSNVVIASSDLNGNLTAGPLSEPTALATAIDASEKAVSVFDFAIGDGGGTDGGDNLPLGVTQVRVNVIQGPEFANQVTWLLNGPDLGSDVQGTYANGVITFSNLPISVANATGETYVVKAFYNNTIGLVDGQKFALSIDGDTDLTISSGGTRMGATEPVTNGAGFAVKDDIPPIVTKPSLAMGSDSGISPTDNITNITQPTFTGLVNEGNSKIAVYSDLNGKLGEVTADAQGNWQLTSDITLTSDNHRITVQAIDPAGNFSLVSDSLSLTIDNTVPLIPSITSISEDTGMVNDDFITQSTSPTFSGNAEANSKVMLFVQFEEQQELREGLGLLQVGESIADAEGNWSVTLAEEMVLPDGGFSFVAGSVDLAGNLSELSPVTTVTVDNTAPLVTSVTSLSENKTYLAGDKIDFAITFSEAVFVSGTPELALNLVKSEASAKYISGVSSNASAEYISGSGTSTLTFSYTVQAQDASLDLDYLSKDALALFQGASIVDAAGNQGNLALADPGSEGSLGFGHNILIKGFADTKVGVVRNNYISFNLFSKLENLSSGISAENNPVEMGGINLADIFDETYYLSQNPDVANAVNFGVFKTGYEHFSSLGWKEGRSPSILFNEQYYLSQNTDIAKAVTDKTLQSGLEHFLLFGHKEGRNSSTAFNQQDYLTQNSDIKDAVAKGLIGSGFEHYVEYGAFENRASSLSLYNEAYYLQQNQDVAGAIKNGAFQSGFEHFVSFGQREGRVASTLFSEASYLASNPDVQGAVSSNAFTSGFEHYVEYGRAEGRIS; encoded by the coding sequence ATGGTTAGTACCCCAAAACTCTCAAGAATTTCTCAAGCCACCATCAGCGAGCATCAGAAAGTGTATTCCTCTGAAAACGCAAATATCCCCCAGGTCAACACTTCAATGCTGGTCATCATTGACGCTGGGGTAGATGACTATGAGTTCCTGGTTAGCGGTGTAGTACCCGGCGCTTCTGTGGTGGTGCTAAATTCCGAACAAGATGGCGTCGCGCAGATTACCCAAGCGCTTGAAAAAGCTACCGTTCCTGTTACAGAGCTCCACATCGTTTCCCACGGTGCCCCCGGCACCCTCTACCTGGGCAATACCCAGCTGAGCCTGGAGACTCTCAACTACTACGCACCTCAAATCTCCCAATGGCTTGCTTCTAGCGACTCCCTCCTCTCTCCTCCCTCCTTACTCCTTTATGGTTGCAACATTGCCGCAGGCGATGCGGGAGAAGAGTTTATTGAAAAACTTCAATCATTAGCAAAAGCAAGCATCTTAGCATCAACTACAAAAACTGGTACTTCAAGTCTAGGAGGAGACTGGAATTTCCAAATTCAGACTGGAAGCTCTCAGGCTAAAGCTGCTTTCACCTCAGAAACAATTTTAGAGTATTCAAGCATCATGGCATCTGTAGTTAGAGTAGAAGCTCCTTCACGGACATATGGACTAGGAGAGCCTGTCCGTATCAGGGTTCATTTTGATAGCAGGATTGTTCATGCTCACTTCGATGACCCTGGTAGCATTTCTTTGCAGCTAGAAACAGGGCAGAATGATGCTTTTGCAAGACCTGATGGTTCATGGATCCCTGACTGGAGACCTGGCTTCGTCCCTGTAGATTACATAGAATTTACTTACACTCCATCTAATGGGGAAAGCAGTCTAGATCTTGACTACACTTCTATTGATGCTCTTTTCTCTGCATCTGATATTGGTTTTGAAGACGGAACTTGGTTGTGGGGTCAAACTATATCTTTGCCGGCTCCAGGTTCTGCCGGCTCTCTTAGCAACACAAGCAATGTCGTTATTGCTTCTTCAGATTTAAACGGCAATCTTACAGCTGGTCCTCTTAGTGAACCAACTGCTCTAGCCACAGCTATAGATGCATCCGAAAAAGCAGTTTCAGTTTTCGACTTCGCCATTGGCGACGGTGGCGGCACCGACGGTGGCGACAATCTGCCCCTTGGCGTTACTCAAGTTAGAGTAAATGTTATTCAAGGCCCAGAGTTTGCCAATCAGGTGACCTGGCTGCTGAATGGTCCAGACCTCGGTAGCGATGTGCAAGGTACTTATGCCAATGGTGTAATTACCTTTTCAAACCTTCCCATTTCCGTCGCCAACGCTACTGGCGAAACTTACGTTGTTAAAGCTTTCTACAACAACACCATAGGTCTTGTTGACGGTCAAAAGTTTGCCCTTAGTATTGATGGCGACACCGATTTGACTATCAGCTCCGGCGGTACTCGTATGGGCGCTACCGAGCCTGTCACCAACGGTGCCGGGTTTGCCGTTAAAGATGACATTCCCCCTATAGTTACCAAACCCAGTTTGGCGATGGGTAGCGACAGTGGCATTTCTCCTACCGACAACATCACCAACATCACCCAGCCAACTTTCACTGGGTTGGTCAATGAGGGCAATAGCAAAATCGCTGTGTATAGCGATCTCAACGGCAAACTAGGCGAAGTCACGGCCGATGCTCAGGGCAACTGGCAGTTGACCTCTGACATCACACTAACCTCTGATAACCACAGAATCACCGTCCAGGCGATTGACCCAGCAGGCAATTTTAGCTTAGTTTCAGATTCCCTGAGCCTGACGATTGATAACACAGTTCCTCTCATACCAAGCATCACCAGCATCTCTGAAGATACCGGGATGGTGAATGATGACTTTATTACCCAGAGCACCTCGCCTACTTTCTCGGGCAATGCTGAAGCTAACAGCAAGGTCATGTTGTTTGTTCAATTCGAAGAACAACAAGAACTGAGAGAGGGACTAGGTCTTTTGCAAGTTGGCGAAAGCATCGCTGATGCAGAAGGAAACTGGAGCGTTACTCTGGCAGAAGAAATGGTCTTGCCAGATGGAGGCTTCTCCTTCGTAGCCGGATCTGTTGATCTTGCGGGCAACCTATCAGAGCTATCTCCCGTGACTACCGTGACGGTAGACAATACTGCTCCCCTAGTCACAAGCGTAACCTCGCTTTCAGAGAACAAAACCTATCTCGCTGGCGACAAGATTGACTTCGCCATCACTTTTAGTGAAGCAGTCTTCGTCTCAGGCACACCAGAACTAGCCCTGAATCTAGTTAAATCAGAAGCTAGCGCGAAGTATATAAGCGGTGTTAGCTCGAACGCGAGTGCCGAATACATCAGCGGTAGTGGAACCTCTACTCTAACCTTCAGCTACACAGTGCAAGCTCAAGACGCAAGCCTTGACCTAGATTATCTATCAAAGGATGCGCTAGCCTTGTTCCAAGGCGCAAGCATAGTAGATGCTGCAGGCAACCAGGGTAACCTGGCCCTAGCCGATCCAGGCAGTGAAGGTTCCCTTGGCTTTGGCCATAACATCCTTATCAAGGGATTCGCTGATACCAAAGTTGGAGTAGTTAGAAACAACTACATCAGCTTCAATCTGTTCTCAAAGTTGGAGAACTTAAGCAGCGGTATCTCAGCTGAGAACAATCCGGTAGAAATGGGTGGCATCAACCTAGCTGACATCTTTGATGAGACTTACTATCTAAGCCAAAACCCTGATGTCGCTAACGCTGTGAACTTTGGGGTGTTTAAGACAGGCTATGAACACTTCTCCTCATTAGGTTGGAAGGAGGGCCGCAGTCCTAGCATTCTGTTCAACGAGCAGTACTACCTGTCACAAAATACAGACATTGCCAAGGCTGTCACTGATAAAACGCTGCAAAGCGGACTAGAACATTTCCTCTTATTTGGCCATAAGGAGGGCCGAAATTCTAGTACTGCATTCAACCAGCAGGATTACCTCACTCAAAACAGCGACATTAAAGATGCTGTAGCTAAAGGACTCATCGGTAGTGGCTTTGAGCACTACGTTGAGTACGGCGCTTTTGAAAATAGAGCGTCTTCTCTCAGCCTCTACAACGAAGCGTATTATCTGCAGCAAAATCAGGATGTTGCAGGCGCTATCAAGAATGGAGCGTTCCAGTCAGGATTTGAGCACTTCGTTAGCTTCGGCCAGAGGGAAGGACGGGTTGCTAGCACTCTGTTTAGTGAGGCAAGCTACCTAGCCTCAAACCCAGATGTTCAAGGAGCTGTTTCATCTAACGCATTCACCAGTGGCTTTGAGCACTACGTTGAGTATGGCCGTGCTGAAGGTAGAATTTCCTAG
- the sufR gene encoding iron-sulfur cluster biosynthesis transcriptional regulator SufR: MTSLHHPSTKEDILKYLLKHGESTAQALADHLEVSAQAIRRHLKDLEAEALIEHRAVQEGMGRPNHFYRLSRKGRDHFPAQYDEFALSLLNTLTETVGKDQVGTILRKQWERKAVEYRQQVGEGAIADRVATLVHLRQEEGYMTEWHRVEPENGAETRAKFVITEYNCAISHIAETFPTVCGHELEMFQVALPDCLVTRTHWLVHGEHRCGYLIQAKQ; this comes from the coding sequence ATGACTTCTCTGCATCATCCGTCTACTAAAGAAGATATCCTCAAGTATCTGCTAAAACACGGCGAGTCCACTGCCCAGGCCCTAGCAGACCACCTTGAGGTCAGTGCTCAGGCCATCCGCCGGCACCTCAAAGATCTTGAAGCCGAAGCTCTCATTGAGCACAGAGCTGTGCAGGAGGGCATGGGCCGCCCCAATCATTTCTATCGACTGAGCCGCAAGGGTCGAGACCATTTTCCAGCCCAGTACGACGAATTTGCCCTCTCTCTACTAAACACGCTGACAGAAACTGTCGGTAAAGACCAGGTCGGCACGATTCTGCGCAAGCAGTGGGAGCGCAAGGCCGTAGAGTATCGGCAGCAAGTGGGGGAGGGTGCGATCGCAGATCGGGTCGCCACCCTCGTCCACCTCCGCCAGGAGGAAGGTTACATGACCGAGTGGCACCGCGTAGAACCAGAAAATGGGGCAGAAACCAGGGCTAAGTTTGTGATCACAGAGTACAACTGCGCCATTTCCCACATCGCTGAAACCTTCCCGACCGTCTGCGGCCATGAGCTAGAGATGTTTCAAGTAGCTCTGCCCGACTGCCTAGTTACCCGGACTCACTGGTTGGTGCATGGCGAGCACCGCTGCGGCTATCTCATTCAAGCCAAACAGTAA
- a CDS encoding ferredoxin-thioredoxin reductase catalytic domain-containing protein — MNPNNASQASQKNLELMRNFAMSYAKRTDTYFCTDLGVTAVVLEGLAKHKDDFGSPLCPCRHYEDKEAEVKATYWNCPCVPMQERKECHCMLFLTPDNPFAGEEQDITFEQIRSETNQY; from the coding sequence ATGAATCCGAATAACGCCTCCCAAGCCTCTCAAAAGAACCTCGAGCTGATGCGTAACTTCGCCATGAGCTACGCCAAACGCACAGACACCTACTTCTGTACGGATCTGGGTGTGACGGCTGTAGTGCTAGAGGGCTTGGCTAAGCATAAGGACGACTTTGGTTCGCCCCTATGTCCCTGCCGTCACTATGAAGACAAAGAGGCAGAGGTCAAGGCAACCTACTGGAACTGCCCCTGTGTGCCCATGCAGGAGCGTAAGGAATGCCACTGTATGCTGTTCCTCACCCCAGACAACCCCTTCGCTGGAGAAGAGCAGGACATCACTTTTGAGCAGATTCGGTCTGAGACCAATCAGTACTAG
- the sufB gene encoding Fe-S cluster assembly protein SufB, whose protein sequence is MSSSVQSLVNQPYKYGFVTDIESDVIPRGLSEDVVRLISAKKNEPQFMLDFRLKAYRKWLTMAEPKWPNVKYNEIDYQQIIYYSAPKKKAEKLGSLDEVDPTLLETFEKLGISLSEQKRLANVAVDAIFDSVSVATTFKEKLAEDGVIFCSISEALQEHPELVEKYLGSVVPIGDNYFAALNSAVFSDGSFVYIPKDTQCPMDLSTYFRINNGDSGQFERTLIVAEAGSSVTYLEGCTAPMYDSNQLHAAVVELVALDNAEIKYSTVQNWFAGDEQGKGGIYNFVTKRGLCAGKNSKISWTQVETGSAITWKYPSCVLVGDNSVGEFYSVALTNNRQQADTGTKMVHIGKNTKSTIVSKGISAGKSRNSYRGLVKMGPKAEGARNYSQCDSMLIGDTSNANTFPYIQVQNSTARVEHEASTSKIGEDQLFYFAQRGISAEEAISMIISGFCRDVFNNLPMEFAAEADKLLALKLENTVG, encoded by the coding sequence ATGAGTTCCAGCGTTCAGTCCCTTGTCAATCAGCCTTACAAATATGGCTTTGTCACCGATATTGAGTCGGATGTCATTCCTCGGGGCCTCAGCGAGGACGTCGTTCGCCTAATCTCGGCCAAGAAAAACGAGCCACAGTTCATGCTGGACTTCAGGCTCAAAGCTTACCGTAAGTGGTTGACGATGGCGGAGCCTAAGTGGCCCAACGTCAAGTACAACGAGATCGACTACCAGCAGATCATCTACTACTCAGCCCCCAAGAAGAAAGCAGAAAAGCTGGGCAGCTTAGATGAGGTTGACCCCACCCTGCTAGAAACCTTTGAAAAGCTGGGAATTTCCCTGTCTGAGCAAAAGCGGCTGGCAAACGTAGCCGTTGACGCCATCTTTGACAGCGTTTCTGTGGCGACCACCTTTAAAGAGAAGCTGGCTGAAGACGGCGTTATCTTCTGCTCTATTTCTGAGGCCCTGCAGGAGCACCCAGAGCTAGTAGAGAAGTATCTAGGCAGCGTCGTTCCCATTGGCGACAACTACTTTGCCGCCCTCAATTCAGCGGTATTTAGCGACGGTTCCTTTGTCTACATCCCCAAAGACACCCAGTGCCCGATGGATCTGTCCACCTATTTCCGCATTAACAACGGAGATTCGGGGCAGTTTGAGCGGACGCTAATTGTAGCTGAAGCAGGCAGTTCCGTAACCTACTTGGAAGGCTGCACTGCGCCCATGTACGACAGCAATCAGCTCCATGCTGCGGTTGTAGAACTAGTCGCTCTAGACAATGCTGAGATTAAGTACTCTACGGTGCAGAACTGGTTTGCCGGAGACGAGCAGGGCAAAGGCGGGATCTACAACTTTGTCACTAAGCGAGGTCTTTGCGCCGGAAAAAACTCCAAGATCTCGTGGACTCAGGTAGAAACGGGTTCAGCCATTACCTGGAAATACCCCAGTTGTGTGTTGGTAGGGGACAACTCGGTTGGTGAGTTTTACTCCGTCGCGTTGACCAATAACCGGCAGCAGGCCGATACTGGCACCAAAATGGTGCACATCGGCAAAAACACCAAGAGCACGATTGTCTCTAAGGGCATTTCTGCGGGCAAATCAAGAAACAGCTACCGAGGCTTGGTGAAGATGGGGCCAAAGGCTGAGGGCGCTCGCAACTATTCCCAGTGCGACTCCATGCTGATTGGCGATACCTCCAACGCCAACACGTTCCCCTACATTCAGGTGCAGAACAGCACCGCTAGAGTGGAGCACGAGGCTTCGACTTCTAAGATTGGGGAAGATCAGCTCTTCTACTTTGCTCAGCGAGGCATCTCTGCTGAAGAAGCGATTTCTATGATCATTAGCGGCTTCTGTCGGGATGTGTTTAACAATCTACCGATGGAATTTGCTGCAGAGGCCGATAAACTGCTGGCCCTAAAGCTAGAAAACACAGTCGGCTAG
- the sufC gene encoding Fe-S cluster assembly ATPase SufC has translation MINENSEVILSVRNLHAAVEGTEILKGFNLEVKAGEIHAVMGLNGSGKSTFSKVLAGHPDYEVTAGEIVFKGQDILELEPHERATAGIFLAFQYPLEIPGVSNRDFLRVAYNAHRKAQGEEEIDVFDFDDLLEEKLGVVKMDPTFLDRSVNEGFSGGEKKRNEILQMALLEPTLSVLDETDSGLDIDALRIVSGGVNQLIRPDNAVVLITHYQRLLNYIVPDYVHVVDQGRVITTGGKELAMELESRGYEWILAEKAEAAV, from the coding sequence ATGATTAACGAAAACAGCGAAGTTATTCTTTCTGTGCGCAATCTGCACGCCGCAGTAGAGGGCACTGAAATCCTCAAGGGGTTCAACCTGGAGGTCAAAGCGGGAGAGATCCATGCCGTTATGGGCCTGAATGGCTCAGGCAAGAGCACATTTTCTAAGGTGCTAGCCGGACATCCTGACTATGAGGTGACAGCGGGTGAAATTGTCTTCAAGGGGCAAGACATCCTGGAGCTAGAGCCCCATGAGCGGGCCACCGCCGGGATTTTTCTGGCCTTTCAATATCCCCTAGAAATTCCGGGTGTGAGCAACCGAGACTTTTTGCGGGTGGCTTACAACGCCCATCGCAAGGCCCAAGGCGAAGAAGAAATTGACGTGTTTGATTTCGACGACCTGCTAGAAGAGAAGCTGGGTGTAGTAAAAATGGACCCCACCTTTCTTGATCGCAGCGTTAATGAGGGCTTCTCAGGCGGCGAGAAGAAGCGCAATGAGATTCTGCAGATGGCCCTTCTGGAGCCCACCCTATCTGTTTTAGATGAAACTGACTCGGGGCTAGATATCGACGCGCTGCGGATTGTCTCTGGCGGGGTCAATCAGCTAATTCGGCCTGATAATGCAGTGGTGCTGATTACCCACTATCAGCGACTGCTCAACTATATCGTGCCCGACTATGTCCATGTGGTAGACCAGGGCCGAGTGATTACCACAGGCGGTAAGGAACTGGCGATGGAGCTAGAGTCGCGCGGTTACGAGTGGATTTTGGCAGAGAAGGCTGAGGCAGCGGTGTGA
- the sufD gene encoding Fe-S cluster assembly protein SufD: MSIQISETQPGLTAAEKRETYLKALLATVQGSVPATLALPTLRGAAEALVKERSFPSSRDEEWRFTDLSALLEISFEATSQAATVGPESLAAVVLSESQQARLVFVNGQYNADLSSTAGLPEGVVVGNLAALYAQTDWQQKIDSRLGQQSGGHEIFTALNTAGFQDSAVIWVPRNQVVDTPIQIIFVSVPQPESVVAQPRCLVVAEAGSALALVEEFWGAASGSHLTNAVSEIWVDDNAQVTHVRVQREGTDTFHIGKTAVTQGRDSRYAGTAISLGAQLSRHHWEMYQAGEQTDTKLYGLNAIANTQTADTHSLIALAQPYGTVDQLHKSIVDDRAHSIFSGMIAVPQAAQMTNANQLNRNLLLSDKGRVDTKPQLDIVADNVKCSHGATISQLEADEIFYLQSRGINAAQAQQLLIYAFAMEVIDTIPVESLKAALTRQVAERTPE; this comes from the coding sequence ATGAGCATTCAGATATCTGAAACCCAACCCGGGCTGACTGCTGCCGAGAAGCGGGAGACTTACCTAAAGGCACTGCTGGCAACGGTGCAGGGCAGTGTTCCTGCAACTCTGGCGCTGCCGACTCTGCGCGGTGCGGCTGAGGCTTTGGTGAAAGAGCGGAGTTTTCCCTCATCACGGGATGAGGAGTGGCGCTTTACTGATCTGTCGGCGCTGCTGGAAATTTCCTTTGAGGCTACCAGTCAGGCGGCTACCGTTGGTCCGGAGAGTCTGGCTGCGGTGGTACTGTCCGAGTCTCAACAGGCTCGACTAGTCTTCGTTAACGGCCAGTACAACGCTGACCTATCGAGTACAGCAGGGCTGCCGGAAGGGGTTGTCGTGGGCAACTTGGCAGCACTCTATGCCCAAACTGACTGGCAGCAGAAAATTGATTCACGATTGGGTCAGCAGTCTGGCGGGCACGAAATTTTTACAGCTCTGAATACGGCAGGCTTTCAAGACAGTGCCGTAATCTGGGTGCCGCGCAACCAGGTCGTTGATACCCCTATTCAAATTATCTTTGTGTCGGTGCCGCAGCCGGAGTCTGTAGTTGCCCAGCCCCGCTGCTTGGTGGTAGCCGAAGCAGGCAGTGCCCTCGCCCTAGTTGAAGAGTTTTGGGGAGCCGCTAGCGGTAGCCATTTGACCAATGCCGTCAGCGAAATCTGGGTGGACGACAACGCCCAGGTCACCCATGTACGGGTGCAGCGGGAAGGGACGGACACGTTCCATATCGGCAAAACCGCCGTCACTCAAGGGCGCGATAGCCGCTACGCTGGCACAGCGATTTCCTTGGGGGCGCAGCTCTCTCGGCATCACTGGGAGATGTACCAGGCGGGTGAGCAAACCGATACTAAGCTGTATGGGCTAAATGCGATCGCAAACACCCAAACCGCCGATACCCACAGCCTAATCGCCCTGGCCCAGCCCTACGGCACAGTCGATCAGCTGCACAAGAGCATTGTCGATGACCGGGCTCACAGCATTTTCAGCGGCATGATTGCCGTGCCCCAAGCGGCTCAAATGACCAATGCCAACCAGCTCAACCGCAACCTACTGCTGTCTGATAAAGGTCGAGTAGACACCAAACCGCAGCTCGACATTGTAGCCGACAACGTCAAATGCTCCCACGGAGCCACTATTAGCCAGCTAGAGGCCGATGAGATCTTTTATCTGCAGAGCCGAGGCATCAACGCTGCTCAGGCCCAGCAGCTACTGATCTATGCCTTTGCAATGGAAGTAATTGACACTATTCCTGTGGAGTCGCTCAAGGCTGCTTTGACCCGTCAGGTCGCAGAACGAACGCCTGAGTAA
- a CDS encoding SufS family cysteine desulfurase, with amino-acid sequence MTLAQELTLATKVRADFPILHQQVNGYPLVYFDNAATSQKPRAVLDALMHYYGQDNANVHRGVHALSARATDAYENARDKVAAFVKAASRDEIVFTRNASEAINLVAYAWGMSQLQPGDEIILSVMEHHSNLVPWQFVAQRTGAVLKYVGLTATEEFDLDQFRQLLSDKTKLVTVNHISNTLGCLNPVPEIIALAHQFGAKVLIDACQSAPHMPLDVQALDCDWLVASAHKMCGPTGIGFLYGKLDLLQAMPPFLGGGEMIADVFLDHSTYAELPHKFEAGTPAIAEAIALGAAVDYLSAIGMDKIADYEHELTAYLYQALNKIPHLRLYGPQPKADGSGRAALATFTVDGVHAQDLSTLLDQSGIAIRSGHHCTQPLHRILEAASTARASLYFYNTKEEIDTFVATLKDTIDFFGSVFDDED; translated from the coding sequence ATGACCCTCGCTCAGGAACTCACCCTCGCCACTAAAGTTCGCGCAGATTTCCCGATCCTGCACCAGCAGGTCAATGGCTATCCGCTAGTCTATTTTGACAATGCGGCGACCTCCCAAAAGCCGAGGGCGGTGCTAGATGCGCTGATGCACTACTACGGGCAGGACAATGCCAACGTCCACCGGGGCGTTCATGCTCTCAGTGCTCGTGCCACCGATGCTTACGAAAATGCTCGCGATAAGGTAGCGGCCTTCGTTAAAGCGGCCTCTAGAGATGAGATTGTCTTTACCCGCAATGCCAGCGAAGCAATTAACCTGGTGGCCTATGCTTGGGGCATGAGCCAGCTGCAGCCGGGGGACGAGATCATTCTCTCGGTTATGGAGCACCACAGCAATTTGGTGCCGTGGCAGTTCGTGGCTCAGCGCACGGGCGCGGTGCTCAAGTATGTGGGCCTGACAGCAACCGAAGAATTTGACCTAGACCAGTTTCGCCAGCTGCTCTCAGACAAGACCAAGCTGGTGACAGTTAACCACATTTCAAACACGCTGGGCTGCCTCAACCCGGTGCCTGAGATTATCGCCCTAGCCCATCAGTTTGGAGCTAAAGTACTGATTGATGCCTGCCAGAGCGCTCCTCATATGCCGCTGGATGTGCAGGCGCTAGACTGTGACTGGCTCGTGGCCTCTGCTCACAAGATGTGCGGGCCAACCGGCATTGGCTTTCTCTACGGCAAACTGGACTTGCTACAGGCTATGCCGCCGTTTTTGGGGGGTGGGGAGATGATTGCTGATGTCTTTCTCGACCACTCGACCTATGCTGAGCTGCCCCACAAGTTTGAGGCGGGCACCCCTGCGATCGCAGAAGCCATTGCCCTAGGAGCCGCTGTCGATTACCTCTCAGCCATCGGCATGGACAAAATTGCCGACTATGAGCACGAGCTAACGGCTTACCTCTACCAGGCCCTCAACAAGATCCCTCATCTGCGTCTCTACGGCCCCCAGCCCAAAGCCGACGGCAGCGGGCGGGCCGCCTTGGCCACCTTTACGGTAGACGGCGTTCACGCCCAAGACCTCTCGACGCTGCTAGACCAGTCGGGGATTGCGATTCGCTCTGGGCACCACTGCACCCAGCCGCTGCACCGCATTTTAGAAGCTGCTTCTACAGCTCGGGCCAGCCTCTATTTCTACAACACCAAAGAAGAAATCGATACCTTTGTAGCCACGCTCAAAGACACAATTGATTTCTTCGGCAGCGTCTTTGACGACGAAGACTAG